From Treponema rectale, one genomic window encodes:
- a CDS encoding HAD family hydrolase has product MIEGIKAVAFDIDGTLYPSWKLFIRMPVYFFRHIGFYLKFNKVRDKLHRTAPLGDFFEYQARLFGAISKIPASEAKKLIKQISYDGLTPFFRRIKPFPYAYESIKAMKDSGFKIGILSDFPPEQKEDIWGIRDLCDVCIGSEESGALKPSKYPFGILAQKLNLKPEEILYVGNSKKYDVLGAKNAGMKSAYILTGFRKLFNLKLKEADFSFKSYRQLKNIVLN; this is encoded by the coding sequence ATGATAGAAGGAATTAAAGCCGTAGCCTTTGATATTGATGGAACTCTTTACCCCTCCTGGAAACTTTTTATCAGGATGCCCGTGTATTTTTTCAGGCATATAGGTTTTTACCTTAAGTTTAATAAGGTCAGGGATAAGCTTCACAGAACTGCTCCTTTAGGAGATTTTTTTGAGTATCAGGCACGGCTTTTCGGAGCAATTTCTAAGATTCCTGCTTCAGAAGCAAAAAAACTCATAAAGCAGATAAGCTATGACGGTCTTACTCCTTTTTTTAGAAGAATAAAACCCTTTCCTTATGCTTACGAATCGATAAAGGCAATGAAAGACTCTGGCTTTAAGATAGGCATACTTTCGGATTTTCCTCCGGAGCAGAAGGAAGATATCTGGGGAATCCGTGATCTGTGTGACGTATGCATCGGTTCTGAAGAAAGCGGAGCGCTGAAACCTTCTAAATATCCTTTTGGAATTCTTGCTCAGAAACTTAACCTTAAGCCGGAAGAGATTCTTTATGTGGGCAACAGTAAAAAATATGATGTTCTTGGTGCAAAAAATGCCGGAATGAAGAGTGCCTATATTCTTACAGGTTTCCGAAAGCTTTTTAATCTGAAACTTAAGGAAGCGGATTTTTCCTTTAAAAGCTATCGCCAATTGAAAAACATTGTGTTAAACTAG
- a CDS encoding tetratricopeptide repeat protein, which translates to MTALFRKAGGSIKKVFVCSILFTSGFVFANDAKVYSDIKSAYYSGAFPAAVEYAFTMEQEYPRSLLLGKALSFKGRSYFKLARYEDAARELTKSCELASGDESVLCASLYWLGKTYCARQEDSLALKAFYDSCEAYLLRRPDSLKSYYYLSLMNAGMVYYRQQKFSEARKLLEVCVVNGNCFSTEDFNSVILMLFDSYLNEGNNRRLIEVYKNTDVKKLDDVTGASLALDAGSAYENMRQYKDAYNEYVKVLNGSDSVMASLALQKAYNVASLHKKEVGEDPGAVLENAKGNLREYDFLLAEFWTRFATDAYDSGDYAKCRMYLDNAETADTAEMYTELIGLYRARLDSKNTVSILNDYMVKSSLSEDSEYYSSYRLLYARSFALEGKWDEALYNSSEAYRKSVNQASMYLYALSLYKKGEYEKAVNILSGKKLESHELNMLYAQLLAKTGRTQEAAAVYKANKDSLNQEQTADYAKVLFLEGALASSFNTAVSSSAPDAFYMAALSAFNRRDWKTSEQYFAKYLSSKKKGREAYALFYSGYAQYKMGQSLTAFNGLNSFVQKYPSHSLTWNACIVGARAALQNTNYSGAAVLAQKAVSVSIGSEQKENAVLLLASIYSDAGNLESALEALKPYVKEKSDFGVRCRFETARLYAKQGSLEQSDAMYRDIQNNFTSSSLADEASFRRGELYYTNSEYAQAVSRFTEYQKKFASGKFLDASYFFIADSYAKNSQQNRAVNQYKILKEAFPDSPYIYSACKNLVELYRSMGQYDLAIGEARSLVQTFPVESKADGIDSQLIELKKLLSGESERLVKLQKDYESAGKSSTEKGRGIGTQLCELLWEDASTQKDAAILAEELFAVQSKKSNENREAAFAARTALIAAQYNRAAGDAKSAASYYLKAADYAVGTSNHKLAQRVLYGAVEAFDFAGYEGDAKATAAKLHELYADSEYDRRSQKLIKNYGE; encoded by the coding sequence TTGACTGCTTTATTTAGAAAAGCCGGTGGTTCAATAAAAAAAGTTTTTGTCTGTTCGATTCTTTTTACCTCTGGTTTTGTTTTTGCAAATGATGCCAAGGTGTACAGCGACATTAAGTCTGCATATTACAGCGGTGCTTTTCCTGCTGCAGTAGAGTATGCCTTTACTATGGAACAGGAATATCCCCGCTCCCTTTTACTGGGAAAGGCTCTGTCTTTTAAGGGCAGAAGCTATTTTAAGCTGGCCCGCTATGAAGATGCCGCAAGGGAACTTACAAAATCCTGTGAACTTGCTTCCGGAGATGAAAGTGTACTTTGTGCTTCCCTGTACTGGCTTGGAAAAACTTACTGTGCCCGTCAGGAAGACAGTCTTGCCCTGAAGGCGTTTTATGATTCCTGTGAAGCTTATCTTCTCCGGCGGCCGGATTCACTTAAATCCTATTATTATCTTTCACTGATGAATGCCGGAATGGTTTATTACCGTCAGCAGAAATTTTCTGAAGCCAGAAAACTTCTGGAAGTATGTGTTGTAAATGGAAACTGTTTTTCTACGGAAGATTTTAATTCCGTAATACTCATGCTTTTTGATTCTTATCTGAACGAAGGAAATAACCGCAGGCTTATAGAAGTTTATAAAAATACAGATGTAAAAAAACTGGATGATGTAACAGGTGCCAGTCTTGCCCTTGATGCAGGAAGTGCCTATGAAAATATGAGGCAGTATAAAGATGCCTATAATGAATACGTAAAAGTACTTAACGGTTCTGATTCAGTGATGGCGTCCCTTGCCCTTCAGAAAGCTTATAACGTTGCATCCCTTCACAAGAAGGAAGTGGGGGAAGATCCGGGAGCCGTTCTCGAAAACGCAAAGGGTAACCTTCGGGAATATGATTTTCTTCTTGCTGAATTCTGGACCCGCTTTGCTACGGATGCCTATGATTCAGGAGATTACGCAAAGTGCAGGATGTATCTGGATAATGCAGAGACTGCTGATACTGCGGAAATGTACACGGAACTGATAGGTCTGTATCGTGCCCGCCTTGATTCAAAAAATACTGTAAGCATTCTGAATGACTATATGGTAAAGTCTTCCCTTTCGGAGGACAGTGAATATTATTCTTCATACCGGCTTTTGTATGCCAGAAGTTTTGCTCTTGAAGGAAAATGGGATGAAGCTCTTTATAATTCCTCGGAGGCTTACAGAAAATCTGTAAACCAGGCGTCAATGTACCTGTATGCCCTTTCCCTTTATAAAAAAGGAGAATATGAAAAGGCTGTAAATATTCTTTCAGGTAAAAAACTTGAAAGCCATGAACTGAACATGCTTTATGCTCAGCTTCTTGCAAAGACAGGTCGTACTCAGGAGGCAGCTGCCGTTTATAAGGCAAATAAAGACTCTCTCAATCAGGAACAGACTGCTGATTATGCAAAGGTACTTTTTTTAGAAGGTGCCCTGGCTTCAAGTTTTAATACAGCCGTTTCGTCTTCTGCTCCTGATGCTTTTTATATGGCAGCACTTTCTGCCTTTAACCGCAGGGACTGGAAAACTTCAGAACAGTATTTTGCTAAGTATCTTTCTTCAAAGAAAAAGGGAAGGGAAGCTTATGCTCTCTTTTACAGCGGATATGCCCAGTATAAAATGGGACAGTCCCTTACAGCCTTTAACGGTCTGAATTCTTTTGTGCAGAAATATCCTTCCCACAGCCTTACATGGAATGCCTGCATTGTAGGAGCAAGAGCTGCCCTTCAGAATACAAATTATTCCGGTGCTGCCGTTCTTGCCCAAAAGGCCGTGTCTGTATCAATAGGAAGCGAACAGAAAGAAAATGCCGTTCTTCTTCTTGCATCGATTTATTCTGATGCGGGAAATCTTGAAAGTGCTCTTGAAGCCCTTAAACCTTACGTAAAGGAAAAATCTGATTTTGGCGTAAGGTGCCGTTTTGAAACTGCCCGTCTTTATGCAAAGCAGGGTTCTCTTGAGCAGAGTGATGCAATGTACCGGGACATTCAGAATAATTTTACTTCATCAAGTCTTGCTGACGAAGCTTCTTTCAGAAGGGGAGAACTTTATTACACTAATTCGGAATATGCACAGGCTGTAAGCCGCTTTACCGAGTATCAGAAAAAATTTGCCTCAGGAAAATTCCTTGATGCTTCATACTTCTTTATTGCTGACAGCTATGCAAAAAATTCCCAGCAGAATCGTGCCGTAAACCAGTACAAGATTTTAAAGGAAGCTTTTCCTGACAGTCCGTACATTTACAGTGCATGCAAAAATCTTGTTGAACTGTACAGGTCTATGGGACAGTATGATCTTGCCATTGGAGAAGCCCGTTCTCTTGTTCAGACATTCCCGGTTGAATCAAAGGCTGATGGAATTGATTCCCAGCTGATAGAACTTAAAAAACTTCTTTCAGGAGAAAGCGAGCGGCTTGTAAAACTTCAGAAGGATTATGAAAGTGCCGGTAAGTCATCGACAGAAAAAGGCCGCGGTATAGGTACTCAACTGTGTGAACTTCTGTGGGAAGATGCTTCTACGCAGAAAGACGCTGCAATTCTTGCGGAAGAACTGTTTGCCGTTCAGAGTAAAAAATCAAATGAAAACAGGGAAGCTGCTTTTGCTGCAAGAACAGCCCTTATAGCAGCTCAGTATAATCGTGCTGCAGGAGATGCAAAGTCTGCTGCTTCCTACTATCTTAAAGCTGCGGATTATGCGGTTGGAACTTCAAATCACAAACTGGCCCAGAGGGTGCTTTACGGTGCAGTTGAGGCTTTTGATTTTGCAGGATATGAAGGTGATGCAAAGGCAACTGCTGCAAAACTTCATGAACTTTATGCTGACTCAGAATATGACAGGCGCAGTCAGAAACTTATAAAAAATTACGGAGAATGA
- a CDS encoding 2-hydroxyacyl-CoA dehydratase, producing the protein MENSQIDVTSMKPVVKPVRMGIDVGSTTVKVVILGDNDELLYGAYERHRADIRNTIIQVVNTAFDTVASKFPAGEKQTVSVKVTGSGGFSVSQWLNIPFIQEVVAATTAVKKIIPQTDVVIELGGEDAKITYFKGGVEQRMNGTCAGGTGAFIDQMAALLETDASGLNELARGATTIYPIAARCGVFAKTDVQPLINEGARREDIAASIFQAVVSQTISGLACGKPIRGHVAFLGGPLHFLDQLRQRFIVTLKLTEEETIVPENSQLFVASGAAYSAERTVRCLNPKEKQPAFPTIEEFRASLSNLVGAEMQEVQRLEPLFNTQEEIDEFNARHSTEKALTGKLEETKGPVFLGLDAGSTTTKAVLTDTEGRILWRFYDVNAGNPVDLAVRVLKDLYKILPKDVYIARAVSTGYGEALFQAALGVDAGEVETITHYRAADFFVPGVEFLLDIGGQDMKCLRMKDGAIVSIQLNEACSAGCGSFLDNFAHTMGMNVRDFSKIALLAKKPVDLGTRCTVFMNSRVKQAQKEGAEVADISAGLSYSVIKNALFKVIKLRKASDIGSKVVVQGGTFNNDAVLRAFEKIAGVNVFRPDVAGLMGAYGSALIAQDQWEDLRRPKPDDPDQTPKFVKSNIATLDQLESFKVDLELRRCGKCSNNCLLTINTFSTDGAEGSEGRAVRKFITGNRCERGAELEEDKSKVVDASNKANTVTSDDDDNKNLPNLFEWKYKRLFHYVPLRPEEATMGDVGIPRVLNMYENYPLWFTFFTKLGFRVRLSPRSSRAVYEKGLETIPSESVCYPGKISHGHVESLLKAGVKFIFYPCAPYETKEDSGAGNHYNCPIVTSYPEVLRNNVDALRQDSSITFLNPFLPIYDEKRLGERLYEVLKPYFNNLTYEKVKDAVHAAWLEQEKFRRDVQEKGEETLEEIIRRGANGVVLAGRPYHLDPEINHGIPEMINGLGLAVFTEDSVAHFGKIERPLRIVDQWTYHNRLYRAASFVNEMPNLELVQLTSFGCGLDAVTADQVDEIMKAKSRMYTLIKIDEGSNLGAVRIRIRSLIAAVKARERNRIKPVVKSAAYQRQIFTEEMKYRHTILAPQMSPIHFRLLQKAMQYSGYNFVVLDAVDPGAVETGLKYVNNDACYPSILVAGQMIHALQSGKYDLNNVSLLITQTGGGCRATNYIGFIRRALADAGMAHIPVISMSTQGLETNPGWTYSPSMIIRCFRSVMLGDLLMRVLYRTRPYEAVPGSADALYEKWNGICETKLRNMNIFTYHKVIRGIIRDFDRLPLLPIKKPRVGVVGEILVKFHPTANNDIVGTIEREGAECVMPDLADFVFYCLAEGPFRHRELAFPKKEERNSKILVWALELFRRYMKKQLKKSHRFDPPALIWDMQKGVDDIVQLGNITGEGWFLTAEMVELIHTGAPSIACVQPFACLPNHVTGKGMIKELRRRYPDANISAIDYDPGSSEVNQLNRLKLLLSNAPAGKHPDEEADGMIHTPDHKVVKPEIRLPEGAAFTDPEPVAMQDAPLSV; encoded by the coding sequence TGTCCGTATGGGAATTGACGTTGGTTCTACAACTGTAAAGGTTGTAATCTTAGGCGATAATGATGAACTTTTGTATGGTGCCTATGAGCGGCATCGTGCTGATATCAGAAATACAATCATTCAGGTTGTAAATACGGCATTTGATACCGTTGCTTCTAAGTTTCCTGCAGGAGAAAAGCAGACTGTCAGCGTAAAAGTTACCGGTTCCGGAGGTTTTTCCGTTTCTCAGTGGCTTAACATTCCTTTTATTCAGGAAGTAGTTGCTGCAACGACAGCCGTAAAGAAAATAATCCCTCAGACGGATGTTGTAATTGAACTTGGCGGTGAAGATGCCAAGATTACATATTTTAAGGGCGGTGTTGAGCAGCGCATGAATGGTACCTGTGCCGGCGGTACGGGAGCTTTCATCGACCAGATGGCAGCCCTTCTTGAGACGGATGCATCGGGACTTAATGAACTTGCCCGTGGTGCAACTACAATCTATCCTATTGCAGCCCGCTGCGGTGTATTTGCTAAAACTGACGTTCAGCCTCTTATAAATGAAGGAGCCAGAAGGGAAGACATTGCAGCTTCCATCTTTCAGGCTGTAGTTTCCCAGACTATTTCAGGACTTGCCTGCGGTAAGCCTATCAGGGGACATGTTGCATTCCTCGGAGGACCTCTTCACTTTCTTGACCAGCTCCGCCAGAGGTTTATCGTAACTCTTAAATTAACGGAAGAAGAAACGATAGTTCCTGAAAACAGCCAGCTTTTTGTTGCCAGCGGTGCGGCATATTCAGCAGAAAGAACTGTAAGATGCCTTAATCCTAAGGAAAAACAGCCGGCATTCCCTACAATTGAAGAATTCCGTGCAAGCCTTTCAAATCTTGTTGGTGCAGAAATGCAGGAAGTTCAGCGTCTTGAACCTCTGTTTAATACCCAGGAAGAAATTGACGAGTTTAATGCCCGTCATTCAACAGAAAAAGCCCTTACGGGAAAACTTGAAGAAACTAAGGGACCTGTATTCCTCGGTCTTGATGCCGGTTCTACAACGACAAAGGCTGTACTTACTGATACTGAAGGCCGCATCCTCTGGAGATTCTATGACGTTAATGCCGGAAATCCGGTAGACCTTGCGGTAAGGGTTCTTAAAGATCTTTATAAAATTCTTCCGAAAGACGTATATATTGCCCGTGCAGTTTCTACCGGTTACGGAGAGGCTCTTTTCCAGGCAGCTCTCGGAGTTGATGCCGGTGAAGTAGAAACAATCACTCACTATCGTGCTGCAGATTTCTTCGTTCCTGGCGTAGAGTTCCTTCTTGATATCGGCGGACAGGACATGAAGTGCCTCCGCATGAAGGACGGTGCCATCGTTTCAATTCAGCTTAATGAAGCCTGTTCTGCAGGATGCGGTTCCTTCCTTGATAATTTTGCCCACACAATGGGTATGAATGTAAGGGACTTCAGTAAAATAGCCCTTCTTGCAAAGAAACCGGTAGATTTAGGTACCCGCTGTACTGTATTCATGAACAGCCGTGTAAAGCAGGCTCAGAAAGAGGGTGCGGAAGTAGCGGATATTTCTGCCGGACTTTCTTATTCTGTTATTAAAAATGCCCTCTTTAAGGTAATTAAACTTAGAAAGGCTTCTGATATAGGTTCAAAAGTTGTTGTTCAGGGCGGTACCTTCAATAATGATGCCGTTCTCCGTGCTTTTGAAAAAATTGCCGGTGTAAACGTATTCCGTCCTGATGTTGCAGGTCTTATGGGTGCCTATGGTTCTGCCCTTATAGCTCAGGATCAGTGGGAAGATTTAAGGCGTCCTAAGCCGGATGATCCGGATCAGACACCTAAATTCGTTAAGTCAAATATTGCAACTCTTGATCAGCTTGAAAGCTTTAAGGTAGACCTTGAACTCCGCCGCTGCGGAAAGTGTTCCAATAACTGTCTTCTTACAATCAATACCTTCTCTACTGACGGTGCGGAAGGTTCTGAAGGCCGTGCAGTCCGCAAATTCATTACCGGAAACCGCTGTGAGCGTGGAGCCGAGCTTGAGGAAGACAAGTCTAAGGTTGTTGATGCCAGCAATAAGGCAAATACCGTTACTTCTGATGATGATGACAACAAAAACCTTCCAAATCTTTTTGAATGGAAGTATAAGAGGCTTTTCCATTACGTACCTCTTCGTCCTGAAGAAGCAACAATGGGGGATGTAGGTATTCCTCGCGTACTTAATATGTACGAAAACTATCCTCTGTGGTTTACTTTCTTTACGAAACTTGGATTCAGGGTACGCCTTTCTCCACGTTCAAGCAGGGCTGTTTATGAAAAGGGTCTTGAAACCATTCCTTCTGAATCAGTATGTTATCCGGGAAAAATTTCTCACGGTCATGTAGAGAGTCTTCTTAAAGCCGGAGTAAAATTCATATTCTATCCTTGTGCTCCTTATGAGACAAAGGAAGATTCCGGGGCCGGCAACCACTATAACTGTCCGATTGTAACAAGCTATCCTGAAGTTCTCCGCAATAATGTTGATGCCCTTCGTCAGGATTCAAGCATAACCTTCCTCAATCCGTTCCTTCCTATTTATGATGAAAAGCGTCTTGGGGAGCGTCTTTACGAAGTACTTAAGCCGTATTTCAATAACCTTACTTACGAAAAGGTAAAGGATGCCGTTCATGCAGCCTGGCTTGAGCAGGAAAAATTCCGCCGTGACGTTCAGGAAAAGGGAGAAGAAACCCTTGAAGAAATAATCCGCCGCGGTGCAAACGGTGTAGTTCTTGCAGGTCGTCCTTATCATCTTGATCCGGAGATCAACCATGGTATTCCGGAAATGATTAACGGGCTCGGACTTGCTGTATTTACAGAAGATTCAGTTGCTCATTTCGGAAAGATTGAGCGTCCTCTGCGCATAGTTGATCAGTGGACATATCATAACAGGCTTTACCGTGCCGCATCCTTTGTAAACGAAATGCCGAACCTTGAACTTGTTCAGCTTACATCTTTCGGATGCGGTCTTGATGCCGTTACAGCCGATCAGGTTGACGAAATCATGAAGGCAAAGAGCCGCATGTATACCCTTATCAAGATTGATGAAGGAAGTAATCTTGGAGCCGTACGTATCCGTATCCGTTCTCTTATTGCTGCCGTTAAAGCCCGTGAGCGCAACAGAATCAAGCCTGTGGTAAAGAGTGCCGCATATCAGCGTCAGATCTTTACTGAAGAAATGAAATACAGGCATACGATTCTTGCTCCTCAGATGAGTCCTATACATTTCAGACTGCTTCAGAAGGCAATGCAGTATTCAGGATACAATTTTGTTGTTCTTGATGCAGTAGATCCGGGTGCAGTAGAAACAGGACTTAAATATGTAAACAATGATGCATGTTATCCTTCAATCCTTGTTGCAGGACAGATGATTCATGCGCTTCAGAGCGGTAAGTATGATCTTAATAACGTCAGCCTTCTCATTACTCAGACTGGCGGAGGCTGCCGTGCTACAAACTACATAGGCTTTATCCGCCGTGCTCTTGCAGATGCGGGAATGGCACATATTCCTGTAATTTCCATGAGTACCCAGGGACTTGAAACTAATCCGGGCTGGACATATTCACCGTCAATGATTATCCGCTGCTTCCGTTCAGTAATGCTGGGAGACCTTCTCATGAGGGTTCTTTACAGGACGAGACCTTACGAAGCTGTTCCTGGAAGTGCAGATGCCCTTTATGAAAAATGGAACGGTATCTGTGAAACGAAGCTCAGAAATATGAATATCTTTACGTACCATAAGGTTATCAGGGGTATCATCCGGGATTTTGACAGGCTTCCTCTTCTTCCGATTAAGAAGCCGAGAGTCGGTGTAGTTGGTGAAATTCTCGTAAAATTCCATCCGACTGCAAACAATGACATCGTCGGTACTATTGAGCGCGAAGGGGCTGAATGTGTAATGCCGGATCTGGCAGACTTTGTATTCTACTGTCTTGCTGAAGGTCCGTTCCGCCACAGGGAACTTGCATTCCCTAAGAAGGAAGAACGTAATTCAAAGATTCTCGTATGGGCTCTTGAACTGTTCAGAAGATACATGAAGAAGCAGCTTAAGAAGAGCCATCGTTTTGATCCTCCGGCCCTTATCTGGGATATGCAGAAGGGAGTTGATGATATCGTACAGCTGGGTAATATTACAGGAGAAGGCTGGTTCCTTACTGCAGAAATGGTTGAGCTCATACATACGGGTGCGCCTAGTATTGCCTGCGTTCAGCCGTTTGCCTGTCTTCCTAACCATGTAACCGGAAAGGGAATGATTAAGGAACTCCGCCGCCGTTATCCTGATGCAAATATTTCTGCCATCGATTATGACCCGGGTTCTTCAGAAGTAAATCAGCTTAACCGCCTTAAGCTTCTCCTCAGTAATGCTCCGGCAGGAAAACATCCGGATGAGGAAGCTGACGGAATGATTCATACTCCGGATCATAAGGTTGTAAAGCCTGAAATAAGACTTCCTGAAGGGGCTGCATTTACAGATCCTGAACCTGTGGCAATGCAGGATGCTCCGCTTTCTGTATAA
- a CDS encoding ExbD/TolR family protein: MHVTKRPKPSSGVDLSPMLDVIFQLILFFLVSTTFANLPGITLNLPESTTSQGTDISGVNITVEENGTIWFNETESSMELLQTQLSQVELGSFTKDTYPVSIQADEKVTNGTIVKIFDAIRINGFTSVSLRTTDVR; encoded by the coding sequence ATGCATGTTACTAAAAGACCGAAGCCGTCTTCCGGAGTAGATCTGTCTCCTATGCTGGATGTTATCTTTCAGCTGATTCTCTTTTTTCTGGTGTCGACAACTTTTGCAAACCTTCCGGGAATTACACTGAATCTTCCTGAAAGCACAACTTCTCAGGGAACGGATATAAGCGGTGTCAACATCACTGTGGAAGAAAACGGTACGATATGGTTTAACGAAACGGAATCATCAATGGAACTTCTTCAGACTCAGCTTTCTCAGGTTGAGCTTGGAAGTTTTACGAAGGATACCTATCCTGTTTCCATTCAGGCAGATGAGAAAGTTACAAACGGAACAATCGTAAAGATTTTTGATGCCATAAGGATTAACGGATTTACTTCCGTAAGTTTAAGGACGACAGACGTAAGATAA
- a CDS encoding MotA/TolQ/ExbB proton channel family protein, giving the protein MLETLKSGGPLIVPIVLCGIIALFIIIERLHYFITLKSRDVKLMKTILDDLDAHDYSTAEADCIQADTPCAEVIRTVINSRRLDEQNLKEVVQTKMDSVVQQFEHFLSALGTISNISTLLGLLGTVTGNIKAFGVLGNGGSMGDPAILAGAIAEALVTTVAGLVVAIPAIVFHNYFNNQVNHRIRDMESNVTQVVFRVLGKEI; this is encoded by the coding sequence ATGCTTGAGACATTAAAAAGCGGCGGACCGCTTATTGTTCCTATTGTTTTGTGCGGAATCATTGCACTTTTTATTATTATTGAAAGGCTTCATTATTTTATTACTCTTAAAAGCAGGGATGTAAAACTTATGAAGACAATTCTGGATGATCTTGACGCTCATGATTATTCAACTGCTGAAGCTGACTGTATTCAGGCTGATACTCCGTGTGCTGAAGTAATCAGGACTGTTATCAACAGCCGCCGTCTTGATGAACAGAATCTTAAGGAAGTTGTGCAGACAAAGATGGACAGTGTCGTACAGCAGTTTGAGCATTTCCTTTCTGCTCTGGGAACTATTTCAAACATCTCGACGCTTCTCGGTCTTCTTGGAACTGTAACCGGAAACATTAAGGCTTTCGGTGTTCTTGGTAACGGCGGCTCTATGGGGGATCCTGCCATACTTGCCGGTGCCATTGCAGAAGCTCTTGTAACAACAGTTGCCGGTCTTGTTGTAGCAATTCCTGCAATCGTATTCCATAATTATTTCAACAATCAGGTTAATCATAGAATCCGTGACATGGAGTCTAATGTGACTCAGGTTGTGTTCCGCGTTTTAGGAAAGGAAATCTGA